The Oleispira antarctica RB-8 genome contains the following window.
GTGGTGAATTAAACCAGCTAGTATTAGCGGCTGCAGCCGTTGCAGGCGTTAGCAAAGTATTTACCGTAGGCGGAGCACAAGCTATTGCCGCATTAGCGTATGGTACTGCGACGGTTCCAAAAGTAGATAAGATCGTTGGCCCAGGTAACATTTTTGTAGCCACCGCGAAACGCCAAGTATTTGGGACAGTCGGCATCGACATGATCGCAGGCCCATCTGAAATCTTAGTCGTATGCGATGGCAAAACCGATCCTGATTGGATTGCGATGGATTTATTCTCGCAAGCCGAACACGACGAAGATGCGCAGGCGATTTTAATTAGCCCAGATCAAAACTTCCTAGATCAAGTTCAAGCGTCCATCGAAAAGTTATTACCGACCATGGCCCGTAAAGATATTATTCGTGCCTCGTTAAACGCACGCGCAGCCTTGATCAAAGTGAAAGATATGAATGAAGCGTGTGAAGTGAGCAATACCATTGCTCCTGAACACTTAGAATTATCGGTTGATGACCCGCAGGCATTATTGCCGCAGATTCGTCACGCCGGAGCGATCTTTATGGGTCGTCATACATCTGAAGCGTTAGGTGATTATTGCGCAGGGCCAAACCACGTATTACCCACGTCGGGCACTGCACGTTTCTCATCACCGCTAGGTGTATATGATTTCCAAAAACGTTCGTCGCTGATTATGTGTTCCCCTGAAGGCGCATCAGAACTGGGCAAAATTGCCTCCGTTCTAGCCCGTGGTGAGCAACTAGAAGGGCACGCACGATCTGCTGAATATCGTATTAAAAAGCAATAAGATAACGCGAGCGGCCGCATAAAGTCGCTCGAAAAGTTGCTGCGTTAAAGGCCTCGAATTGCTCACTTGTTAGTAATATTAAATTATTAACAAGGGAACAGTTCGGGGCTTTTTTGTTTATAGCAGCAGCTAGACACATTAAATATTAAATAAAATTTCAGAGAATTCCATGACATCAATTACCCAAATGGTTGAAAACCTAGTTCGCCCAGAAATTCGTGCGCTATCAGCTTACCCAGTAGGCGATGCCAGTGGCATGGTAAAGCTTGATGCCATGGAAAATCCGCATCAATGGTCAGAAGAATTAAAACAAGCTTGGGCCAAAAAAATACAGCACGCCGATATCAATCGCTATCCACATCCGCAAGCACCCAAAGTAAAAGACGGCCTGCGTAAAGCGATGAATGTACCTGAACAATTCGATTGTTTATTAGGGAACGGCTCAGACGAAATCATTCAGCTATTAACTATGCTGGTGGCTAAGCCCAGGGCTAAAGTCATGGCACCAGAACCTGGCTTCGTCATGTATAAAATGATCGCCATCTTTTGTGGTGTTGAATATGTTGGTATACCACTAACCGCAGACTTTGAACTCGACATGCCAGCCATGTTGACATGCATAAACGAACAGCAGCCAGAGCTAATCTTCTTAGCCCAACCAAACAACCCAACCGCCAATCTTTATTCAGAATCACAACTGCGTGAACTGATACAAGCCAGCCAAGGCTTAGTGATAATGGACGAAGCCTACCTGCCATTTTCTAGCCGTAACCACCTGCACTTTTTAGAAGAATTCGATAACGTATTAGTTATGCGTACATTATCAAAAGTCGGCCTAGCAGGCTTACGTCTAGGAATGATCTTTGGTCGCAGTGAATGGCTAAACGAACTCGATAAAATTCGTATGCCATATAACATCAACGTGCTGACACAAATCAGCGCTGAATTTGCGCTAGAGCATTACGATATTTTATTAGGCCAATGTGAACTGATAAAACAAGAACGCACGCGCATGCAGAACGCATTAACCGAGTTAGGGTTTACTTGTTACAAGAGCGAAGCGAACTTCATATTAGCCCGTGCCGATATGGCATTTGAAGGTCAAGCTAAAGAAATTTTTGAGCAACTAAAACGGCACAACGTATTAATAAAATGTTTGGCGGGTGGACATCCGTTATTAGAAAATTGTTTGCGTTTTACCATTGGTACTGAGGGTGAGAATGGATTGCTGCTGGAAGCGTTGAAGGATATATTGTGAGGGGTTGAGTAAGAGTGTTCGCCTATCACTTTTTAGTGATAGGCCTAAGTACTTGAAAAATATAAAAATTATAGCGTTGATATCAATATCTCCTGATAAGCGAATATAGCTTGAAAGTGATATCGAATTGACAAAAGCGAACGGCGAATATAGTGTTGTTTAAATTATTAACAGGGATAGTCGTATGATTTTAAACAAGTTTTCTCTTCATTCGCCTTTCCCAGATATAAGGGGTTATGCGAACCCGGTTCGTATATCCCACTGTTAGGTTCTTAGGAGCGGAAATGGAACAATTTGGGATTGTAGAAGTTTTACTAGCAATAATTTCAATATTACTTTTATTTATATTTTTAAAGCTGAATTCTTTTCTGAATCAGGTTCAGATTAATAAGAAAATTGAATATATGTACAATGATGATCATCTTAAACAGAGAGGAGATATGCTTCAGGAGCTATAGTCAAATCTGGTGTACAGAATATCAAGCAGCATCCTGATCCTGTTGTTCTTGTTTGATGCCATCACGAAATTTCACACCCGTAATCACATCCGCTAATAAATTATAACCTCGTAATCTGTGCCACCGTTTCTGAGCCGTTTCCATTAACTTCAATACCATCGCTAACGTCGTTACTCGACTGCCACAATTTTTACTTTTTGTTGTTCTTAACCGCACCGTCGCAAAAACAGATTCTATCGGATTAGATGTACGTAAATGGCCCCAATGCTCAGCAGGAAAATCATAAAATACCAACAAGGCTTCTCGATCTTTTTCAAGACACCTCATCGCTTTCGGGTACTTAGCTTCAAATAATTTAACGCAATTTGTCATGCTTTTATTGGCTTCTTCTTTTGTTTCAGATTGCCAAATTTCATGCAGTGCGCTTTTTACTTTTGGTTGCATCGCTTTAGGAAACTTAGCGAGCACATTCGCTGTCTTATGAACCCAGCAACGCTGCCCTTGTGTCGTTGGCCAGCACTTAGAAAGCGCTTTCCAAAAGCCTAAGGCCCCGTCTCCGACAGCAACTTTAGGCTCGATGCTTAAGCCTCTTTGCTTTAGGCCGAGTAATACTTCAGACCAGCTTGCCTCTGACTCTCGATAGCCATCACTCACGGCGATGAGCTCTTTATTTCCCAGCTCGTCCGAGCCAATGATCACCAGCAAGCAGACTTTATCATCCATTCTTACATTGCAATAAACGCCGTCAGCCCAAACATAAACATAACGCTTTTTACTTAGATCTCTTTTCTGCCACTGGGTGAAATCAGCCTCCCAGCTTGTTTTCAACCGGCTGATTGTAGCAGCCGAAAGGCCTTTCGCTTCCTCTCCCAATAGGTGCTTTAGCGACTCACTAAAATCACCCGTTGAAATGCCGCGCAAATAAAGCCACGGTAAAAACTCTTCAATACTTTGGCTGCGTTTTAGATAAGGCGGTACAAGTGAGCTGTTGAATTTTATGCCATTATCAGTACGGTCACGCACCTTAGGAACTTTGATATCAATATCTCCTAAGCCTGTTTGTATAGTTCGCTCAGGAAGGTAGCCATTGCGCACCAGGCCAGTCTTTCCATCTTCTGTTAATAACCCTTTATGATCGGCTAAAAGCTGTTGAACTTCGGTTTCAATCGCTTGGGCTAACAACTGCTGCGCGCCTTGCTTTAAAACTTGTTGTAATAAGTCAGTTGGCTCTGGTTTATGTAGCTGAGAAATATTATTATCATTCATGCAGTGTACTCCTTTTGGTTGTTGATCCGCCAAGATCAATCAACAGGATACGCTGCTACTTATTTACCCGATACACCAGAAATGATCATACCTCATGCTTCAGCAGCAAAAAGAATATCTTGAATTAATATCCTCTGATATAGAGAAGGTGAAGTCAGACTTAGAAGATATGAAGTATGTATCTGATATATTTTATAAGTACAAGTTACCCGACCAAAGAGAGCGTGATGTTCTTGATCAGGTGTCTATAGATAATGAAGTATTTGATGGAATTGCGAATGCAGGAAGGCATAGAACTTAACAAATAGTTGGTGAACGTCCCTGCGGGACTGGGACGGTTAAACTTCGCTCGTTCCTCGCTTAGTTTCACCGCCCCACAACAAAAGCGTTAGTGCGTCAAGCAAAGCTTGATGCATCTTGCAGGGTGTAAGTCCCTGTCGGGCAAGGTTTGACCAACCACCCGTATCGAGTGTTGCGCCTATGGCGGAGTTTGTGGATCGAAAGTACTTTCCTGTATTTTTTTTATAAAAAAAATTAAATACAGCAAGCGAACAAAATAGGTGAAGCGTACACAGAGAAATATATAGGCCATAGGGATTGTCGTGATCCTGAGTGCTGTTATCGCTCCGAGAATGGTGAGTTCTGACTGACGAGGTTTCTTCTTATAACGCTAGGGCCATCGAAGTCCATGCAAAGCAATCGTTATGGTTAGATTGTGGCGAGTCAGCGGAGTTATTAAGTCGTGGCATGTATATAGAGATGCATCAGGAACTTGAGAGATCCGAGTGTGCTCCTGAAGGATTCAGGTAGGGATGTTTAACCTAAAGAAGAACAACTAGGACACCCACCCTAGTTGAAAACCAAAAGAACAACTAGGACACCCACCCTAGTTGAAAACCAACAACTAGGACACCCACCCTTGGCCAACAACTAGGACACCCACCCTAGTTGAAAACCAAAATTCATGATCTACAGTTAAATTAAGCCTTTTAATTTAGTTTGGTGATCATGATGCCTAAACCTCGTAAAACCCTGATCGCCGTCGAATCCACGCCTTACTACCACTGTGTTGCACGTTGTGTGCGAAGAGCCTTTCTCTGTGGTATTGATACGCTTACAGGCCAGAATTACGAGCATCGTCGTGCTTGGCTTGAAGATCGTTTGTTGGAATTGCCAAAGGTCTTTGCTATCGACATTGCCGCTTATGCCATCATGAGTAATCACTACCATTTGATCCTTCATATCAATACTGAAAGAGCCAAGAGCTGGTCAGATCATGAAATTGTGGAACGCTGGCATCAGCTTTTCAATGGCACAGTCCTTTCGCAAAAGTATCTTAAAAATGAAGGTGAGCTGTCGAAGGTTGAGATGCTGGTATTTCAGGAAACCATTGATGAATGGAAGAACAACTAGGACACCCACCCTAGTTGAAAACCAAAATTCATGATCTACAGTTAAATTAAGCCTTTTAATTTAGTTTGGTGATCATGATGCCTAAACCTCGTAAAACCCTCATCGCCGTCGAATCTACGCCTTACTACCACTGTGTTGCACGTTGTGCAACAACTAGGACACCCACCCTAGTTGAAAACCAAAATTCATGATCTACAGTTAAATTAAGCCTTTTAATTTAGTTTGGTGATCATGATGCCTAAACCTCGTAAAACCCTCATCGCCGTCGAATCCACGCCTTACTACCACTGTGTTGCACGTTGTGTGCGAAGAGCCTTTCTCTGTGGTATTGATACGCTTACAGGCCAGAATTACGAGCATCGTCGTGCTTGGCTTGAAGATCGTTTGCTGGAACTGCCAAAGGTCTTTGCTATCGACATTGCCGCTTATGCCATCATGAGTAATCACTACCATGTGATCCTTCATATCAATACTGAAAGAGCCAAGAGCTGGTCTGACTATGAAATTGTGGAACGCTGGCATCAGCTTTTCAATGGCACAGTCCTTTCGCAAAAGTATCTTAAAAATGAAGGTGAACTGTCGAAGGTTGAGATGCTGGTATTTCAGGAAACCATTGATGAATGGCGTTCACGTCTTCAAGATATTAGTTGGTTTATGCGTATTTTAAATGAAGCCGTTGCACGTGAAGCGAATGCTGAAGATGGTTGTACTGGTCGCTTCTGGGAAGGTCGTTTCAAATCTCAAGCATTACTAGATGAAGCTGCATTAATGGCGTGTATGGCGTATGTCGATTTGAATCCTATTCGAGCAAAGATGGCGACTACTCCAGAGCAATCTGATCATACGTCGATAAAAAAACGCTGTGAGAAAGCAGTAGAAAGTTCAAATCCCAATCATGTAAATCAGCAAGAAAAATCTCTTTATCCTTTTGTCGGCAATCCAAAGCAGGGCCAGCCTGAAGGTATTCAAATGAAGCTGAGTGATTATCTTGAATTGGTTGATAGTACCGGAAGAGTTTTAAGAAAGGATAAGCGCGGTGCGATCAGTGCGAGTGCTGAAAAAATTCTAGATA
Protein-coding sequences here:
- the hisD gene encoding Histidinol dehydrogenase encodes the protein MTIEIRRLDTNENDFSSELETLLAWESVSDKQVQTIVTDILDDVKTRGDAAVIEYSNRFDHLHVENMDQLELNQEQLEDALNTLPADQRHALLAAADRVRKYHDKQKQDSWQYTEEDGTLLGQKVTPLDRVGIYVPGGKAAYPSSVLMNAIPAHVAGVQEIIMVVPTPGGELNQLVLAAAAVAGVSKVFTVGGAQAIAALAYGTATVPKVDKIVGPGNIFVATAKRQVFGTVGIDMIAGPSEILVVCDGKTDPDWIAMDLFSQAEHDEDAQAILISPDQNFLDQVQASIEKLLPTMARKDIIRASLNARAALIKVKDMNEACEVSNTIAPEHLELSVDDPQALLPQIRHAGAIFMGRHTSEALGDYCAGPNHVLPTSGTARFSSPLGVYDFQKRSSLIMCSPEGASELGKIASVLARGEQLEGHARSAEYRIKKQ
- the hisC gene encoding Histidinol-phosphate aminotransferase, with the protein product MTSITQMVENLVRPEIRALSAYPVGDASGMVKLDAMENPHQWSEELKQAWAKKIQHADINRYPHPQAPKVKDGLRKAMNVPEQFDCLLGNGSDEIIQLLTMLVAKPRAKVMAPEPGFVMYKMIAIFCGVEYVGIPLTADFELDMPAMLTCINEQQPELIFLAQPNNPTANLYSESQLRELIQASQGLVIMDEAYLPFSSRNHLHFLEEFDNVLVMRTLSKVGLAGLRLGMIFGRSEWLNELDKIRMPYNINVLTQISAEFALEHYDILLGQCELIKQERTRMQNALTELGFTCYKSEANFILARADMAFEGQAKEIFEQLKRHNVLIKCLAGGHPLLENCLRFTIGTEGENGLLLEALKDIL
- a CDS encoding Transposase, mutator type, translated to MNDNNISQLHKPEPTDLLQQVLKQGAQQLLAQAIETEVQQLLADHKGLLTEDGKTGLVRNGYLPERTIQTGLGDIDIKVPKVRDRTDNGIKFNSSLVPPYLKRSQSIEEFLPWLYLRGISTGDFSESLKHLLGEEAKGLSAATISRLKTSWEADFTQWQKRDLSKKRYVYVWADGVYCNVRMDDKVCLLVIIGSDELGNKELIAVSDGYRESEASWSEVLLGLKQRGLSIEPKVAVGDGALGFWKALSKCWPTTQGQRCWVHKTANVLAKFPKAMQPKVKSALHEIWQSETKEEANKSMTNCVKLFEAKYPKAMRCLEKDREALLVFYDFPAEHWGHLRTSNPIESVFATVRLRTTKSKNCGSRVTTLAMVLKLMETAQKRWHRLRGYNLLADVITGVKFRDGIKQEQQDQDAA